A portion of the Oryzias melastigma strain HK-1 linkage group LG1, ASM292280v2, whole genome shotgun sequence genome contains these proteins:
- the cxcl8a gene encoding interleukin-8 — translation MMSNKVVVLCAVFLGFIAIAEAMSLRSLGVELHCRCILTESKPIGRHIQKVEIIAPNSHCEDTEIIATLKKTGQEVCLNPEAPWVKKVIQKIMSRRNTQ, via the exons ATGATGAGCAACAAAGTTGTCGTTTTATGCGCTGTCTTCTTGGGCTTTATTGCCATTGCTGAAG CAATGAGCCTGAGAAGTTTGGGAGTGGAGCTGCACTGCCGCTGCATCTTGACAGAGAGCAAACCCATCGGGCGCCACATTCAGAAGGTTGAGATCATTGCTCCCAACTCCCACTGTGAAGACACAGAGATCAT TGCCACACTGAAGAAGACAGGCCAGGAGGTTTGCCTGAACCCAGAGGCCCCCTGGGTAAAGAAAGTCATTCAGAAGATCATGTCAAG gagaAATACACAATAA